The segment TAAACATTAATTCCGATCATCTCTTCAATGATTGATGACCGAAAAAAGTTTCCCCTAGTTTCATTTATTCTATGCGGAGGACTCCATGAAAGTTGCTTTTACCACCAGTGACAATGTTCATATTAACGCTCATTTTGGATGGGCTCAACAAATTGCGGTTTATGATGTTTCATCTGAAGGGTTTACCTATGACAAAACCCTAGAGTTTTCAGGTGACTTAAAAGCTGATGGCAATGAAGACAAATTAGTTCCCAAAATTGAAGCCCTCGAAGGGTGTACAATTATTTATGTAGCTGCTATTGGAGGAAGTGCTGCTGCGAGGTTAATTCGTAAAAATGTTACCCCAATAAAAGCCCGCAGTGAATCCGACAAAATTGAGGAACTGTTAGGTGAATTAGTGAAAACATTAAAAGGAAATCCTCCCCCTTGGTTACGCAAAGTTATCCAACAAGAATCCAAGTCCTTTGACTTTGAAGAAGAACTGGTCAGTTAACAGTAGGGGCAGGGTTTCCCTGCCCGTATAGTCAAGGTTTCCCTGCCCTTACAGTCAAGAGTCAACTGATTATTATTCCCTACATCCTAAATCATAATTATGACTACAACCGCCTTAGAAAATCCAGCCCAATTTGTAGCTGAGAATGAATTTTTACAAGAAGTCGTCAGACAAATTCGTGCCTACGATAGCTACGGCTTTTATCGCAGTTGGAGCGATGAATTAGTCCTCTCTCCTTTTGTAGTTTCTAAGAAGAAAAAACGGGAAATTTCAACAGAAGGAGATATTGACCCCGCTACCAAATTAAGAATCCTTTGTTTTTACCGAGGAATTGCTAGTTTGATTGAAAAAGAAACGGGGCAACTATGCCAAGTTATTGTCGATCTAAATCATGAAGGATTTGGGTGGGCATTAGTTTGGAGTGGACGCTTACTCTCGGTTTCCCGTACCCTTAGAGATGCCCATCGTTTCGGATTTGAATCCTTAGAAAAGTTGGCAGAAGAAGGAGAAAAACTGAGTAAAGCTGGTATTGAATTAAGCCAGCGTTTCCCTGAAGTTGCTCGCCTCTAAATGATTAAAGTAGGATGCGTCCCCCGACGCATCCAAAATGATTTTAGTAGGCAATAAAATTAATTAGAAATTGTTCATCACTAACTGTTTTGTAAGGTCAAGTTGAGTCAAAATGGTAGAAACAACAACCAGTAAACCAACAGCAGAAGAGATAGACGATCTCAGAAAATCCATCAAACGACTCAATTCAGTAGCGGGTCAAATGAAAATGGATTTACACGATCTAGCAGAAGGATTACCAACGGATTATGAAAACTTGCTAGACACTGCTCAGAAAACCTACGACATTTTTCGTCAATTAGACACCCTAAAAAAACAACTCAAAACTTGGGAGGAACTGTAAAATGATGGTTGCTGAAAAAACCTTTACTGAGTTTACTAAACTCACCGATGCAGAAGACTTTTTAAAGTTCTTTAACATTGATTATGATGCCACTTTTGTCAATGTTAATCGTCTGCATATCTTAAAACAATTTTCCCTACTCATCCAAGAAGTTGACAAGGTATTTCCTGATGTCAGCGAAACCGAAAAATTAGAAAAATACCAACTCGCTTTGACCGAAGCCTA is part of the Rippkaea orientalis PCC 8801 genome and harbors:
- the nifX gene encoding nitrogen fixation protein NifX, translated to MKVAFTTSDNVHINAHFGWAQQIAVYDVSSEGFTYDKTLEFSGDLKADGNEDKLVPKIEALEGCTIIYVAAIGGSAAARLIRKNVTPIKARSESDKIEELLGELVKTLKGNPPPWLRKVIQQESKSFDFEEELVS
- a CDS encoding NifX-associated nitrogen fixation protein, translating into MTTTALENPAQFVAENEFLQEVVRQIRAYDSYGFYRSWSDELVLSPFVVSKKKKREISTEGDIDPATKLRILCFYRGIASLIEKETGQLCQVIVDLNHEGFGWALVWSGRLLSVSRTLRDAHRFGFESLEKLAEEGEKLSKAGIELSQRFPEVARL
- a CDS encoding CCE_0567 family metalloprotein; translation: MVETTTSKPTAEEIDDLRKSIKRLNSVAGQMKMDLHDLAEGLPTDYENLLDTAQKTYDIFRQLDTLKKQLKTWEEL
- the nifW gene encoding nitrogenase-stabilizing/protective protein NifW; the encoded protein is MMVAEKTFTEFTKLTDAEDFLKFFNIDYDATFVNVNRLHILKQFSLLIQEVDKVFPDVSETEKLEKYQLALTEAYELFKTSSPLETKLFKVFQEPPKNIVLLDDLVKEAGV